A genomic region of Pseudoxanthomonas suwonensis contains the following coding sequences:
- a CDS encoding MFS transporter: MSATTITQPAPKGELTQGHKKVIFASSLGTVFEWYDFYLYGSLAVIIARQFFSGVNETTGMIFALLAFAAGFFVRPFGAAFFGSLGDRIGRKYTFLVTILIMGISTFLVGILPNYATIGFAAPVILIVLRLAQGLAMGGEYGGAATYVAEHAPPGRRGLYTSFIQTTATLGLFLSLAVILTCRLTLGDEAFEAWGWRIPFLGSIVLLGISVWIRLQLSESPLFQQMKAEGKGSKQPFRDSLKGGNMKLMLLVLFGATAGQAVVWYAGQFYALFYLQSMLKVDPTVSYLLIAASLLLATPFFLFFGWLSDKIGRKKIIMAGCLLAALTYFPIFKGITHFANPGVEEASRNSPAVVVADPATCSFQFDPVGIRKFTSSCDVATAALTRAGVPYSVEKAPAGSLAQIRFGNNTAIDSFEAEGLAGDALKTRQGEFAAALKEAFATAGYPAKADTARINIPMTILLLWILVLYVTMVYGPIAAYLVELFPTRIRYTSMSLPYHIGNGWFGGFLPAISFALVAGTGNLYFGLWYPIGIAVMTLVIGTLFLHETKNVDITK; the protein is encoded by the coding sequence GCAGTTCTTCAGCGGCGTCAACGAGACCACGGGCATGATCTTCGCCCTGCTGGCCTTCGCCGCCGGCTTCTTCGTGCGCCCGTTCGGTGCGGCCTTCTTCGGCAGCCTCGGTGACCGCATCGGTCGCAAGTACACGTTCCTGGTCACGATCCTGATCATGGGCATCTCCACCTTCCTGGTCGGCATCCTGCCCAACTACGCGACGATCGGCTTCGCCGCGCCGGTGATCCTGATCGTGCTGCGCCTGGCCCAGGGCCTGGCGATGGGCGGCGAGTACGGCGGCGCGGCCACCTACGTGGCCGAGCATGCGCCACCGGGCAGGCGCGGCCTGTACACCAGCTTCATCCAGACCACCGCCACGCTGGGCCTGTTCCTGTCGCTGGCGGTGATCCTGACCTGCCGCCTGACCCTGGGCGACGAGGCGTTCGAGGCCTGGGGCTGGCGCATCCCGTTCCTGGGCTCGATCGTGCTGCTGGGCATCTCGGTGTGGATCCGCCTGCAGCTGAGCGAGTCGCCGCTGTTCCAGCAGATGAAGGCCGAGGGCAAGGGTTCCAAGCAGCCGTTCCGCGACTCGCTCAAGGGCGGCAACATGAAGCTGATGCTGCTGGTGCTGTTTGGCGCCACCGCCGGCCAGGCCGTGGTCTGGTACGCCGGCCAGTTCTACGCGCTGTTCTACCTGCAGAGCATGCTCAAGGTCGACCCGACCGTGTCCTACCTGCTGATCGCCGCCTCGCTGCTGCTGGCCACGCCGTTCTTCCTGTTCTTCGGCTGGCTGTCGGACAAGATCGGGCGCAAGAAGATCATCATGGCCGGCTGCCTGCTGGCGGCGTTGACCTACTTCCCGATCTTCAAGGGCATCACCCACTTCGCCAACCCGGGCGTGGAGGAGGCCAGCCGCAACTCGCCGGCGGTGGTCGTGGCCGATCCGGCCACCTGCAGCTTCCAGTTCGATCCTGTGGGCATCCGCAAGTTCACCAGCTCCTGCGACGTGGCCACCGCCGCGCTGACCCGCGCCGGCGTGCCCTACAGCGTGGAAAAGGCGCCGGCCGGCTCGCTCGCGCAGATCCGGTTCGGGAACAACACCGCCATCGACTCGTTCGAGGCCGAAGGCCTGGCCGGCGACGCGCTCAAGACCCGGCAGGGCGAGTTCGCCGCCGCGCTGAAGGAGGCGTTCGCCACCGCCGGCTATCCGGCCAAGGCCGACACCGCCCGCATCAACATCCCGATGACGATCCTGCTGCTGTGGATCCTGGTGCTGTACGTGACCATGGTCTATGGCCCGATCGCCGCCTACCTGGTGGAGCTGTTCCCGACCCGGATCCGCTACACCTCCATGTCGCTGCCGTACCACATCGGCAACGGCTGGTTCGGCGGGTTCCTGCCGGCAATCTCCTTCGCCCTGGTCGCGGGCACCGGCAACCTGTACTTCGGCCTGTGGTACCCGATCGGCATCGCCGTGATGACCCTGGTGATCGGCACGCTGTTCCTGCACGAGACCAAGAACGTGGACATCACCAAGTAG